In a genomic window of Streptomyces noursei ATCC 11455:
- a CDS encoding response regulator translates to MTIKVLLADDQTLLRSAFRILVDSEPDMRVVGEASDGAQAYALAREERPDVVLMDIRMPGTDGLAATRLISQDPELTGVRVVILTTFEVDDYVVQSLRAGASGFLGKGAEPDELLHAIRIAAGGEALLSPAATKGLIAKFLAQGEGAAGEGPGGANAERLATLTGREREVLVLVAGGLSNDEIAEQLDVSPLTVKTHVNRAMAKLGARDRAQLVVIAYESGLVRPRAH, encoded by the coding sequence ATGACCATCAAGGTGCTGCTGGCCGACGACCAGACGCTGTTGCGCAGCGCGTTCCGCATCCTGGTCGACTCGGAGCCGGACATGCGGGTGGTGGGCGAGGCGTCCGACGGGGCGCAGGCGTACGCCCTGGCCCGCGAGGAGCGCCCCGACGTTGTCCTGATGGACATCCGGATGCCCGGCACCGACGGTCTGGCCGCCACCCGTCTGATCAGCCAGGACCCGGAGCTGACCGGCGTCAGGGTGGTCATCCTGACCACCTTCGAGGTCGACGACTACGTCGTGCAGTCGCTGCGGGCCGGCGCCAGCGGCTTCCTGGGCAAGGGCGCCGAGCCGGACGAGCTGCTGCACGCGATCCGGATCGCGGCCGGCGGCGAGGCGCTGCTCTCGCCCGCCGCCACCAAGGGCCTGATCGCCAAGTTCCTCGCGCAGGGCGAGGGCGCGGCGGGCGAGGGGCCCGGTGGCGCGAACGCCGAGCGGCTGGCCACGCTCACCGGCCGGGAGCGCGAGGTGCTGGTGCTGGTGGCCGGCGGACTGTCCAACGACGAGATCGCCGAGCAACTGGACGTCAGCCCGCTCACCGTCAAGACGCACGTCAACCGCGCGATGGCCAAGCTCGGCGCCCGCGACCGGGCCCAACTGGTGGTCATCGCCTACGAGTCGGGACTGGTGCGCCCGCGGGCGCACTGA
- a CDS encoding efflux RND transporter permease subunit has translation MSWLSRISLVQRGLIALMSIVAIAFGAIAIPQLKQQLLPSIDLPMVSVIAPYQGASPDVVEKQVVEPLENGIQAVNGIKSVTSTSSEGSGVIMAQFDFGNDSKTLVADVQQAVNRARAKLPKDVDPQVVSGGTDDLPTVVLAVSSTKKDQQTLADQLNRTVVPDLKNIDGVGQVNVGGVQDRIVAVTPDAAKLAAAGLNSAALGQALQAGGTSVPAGAFSEDGRSKTVQVGAGFTSVAQIKDLMVTPAAGPMGGGQGGKPVRLGDVATVQETSATPTSITRTDGRPSLSVTVTMNQDGSAVAISDAVKGKLDTIRKDLGAGASVTIASDQGPQVSKSIESLTTEGLLGLVMAVIVILVFLLSLRSTLVTAVSIPLSVVITLIVLWTGDLSLNMLTLGGLTIAIGRVVDDSIVVLENIKRHLGYGEERREAILKAVKEVSGAITSSTLTTVAVFLPIGVVGGMVGALFGSFSITVTVALLSSLLVSLTVVPVLSYWFLRAPKVPEGTDPEELRRAAEEKETRSALQRLYVPVLRFATRRRAISLLIAVVILIATFGMAPLLKTTFFDQGKQDTLSIKQELKPGTSLAAADAQAKRVEKVLAADKDVEDYQVTVGSSGMMAAFGGGSGANQASYQVKLKSSADSDKVTENLRGELAKLGPAAGEASVSAGGGGFGNQNLSVVVKAGDADVLKRASEQVRTAVAGLDHVTDVQSDLAQSVPRISVTPNDKAAAAGYTQATLGAAVAQAVNGTPSGKAVLDDTERDVVIKSAHPATTEAQLKDLPLPTPSGMARLGDLATVKTVAGPVQMTRIDGARSATVTAKPTGDNTGAVSAKLQSTITSLKLPSGATATVGGVSQDQTDAFGKLGLAMLAAIAIVFLLLVGTFRSIVQPLILLISIPFAATGAIGLLVATGTPMGVPAMIGMLMLIGIVVTNAIVLIDLINQYRAQGYGVVEAVVEGGRHRLRPILMTALATIMALLPMALSITGDGGFISQPLAVVVIGGLITSTLLTLLLVPTLYAIIELRKERRAEKKAAKRAGKDGGTAAPADADRTPEPAGV, from the coding sequence ATGTCCTGGCTGTCCCGCATCAGCCTCGTACAACGGGGCCTGATAGCGCTGATGTCGATCGTCGCGATCGCCTTCGGCGCCATCGCGATCCCGCAGCTCAAGCAGCAGCTCCTGCCGTCCATCGACCTGCCGATGGTCTCCGTGATCGCCCCGTACCAGGGCGCCTCGCCCGATGTCGTCGAGAAGCAGGTGGTCGAGCCGCTGGAGAACGGAATCCAGGCGGTCAACGGCATCAAGAGCGTCACCTCGACGTCGAGCGAGGGCTCCGGCGTCATCATGGCGCAGTTCGACTTCGGCAACGACTCCAAGACCCTGGTCGCCGACGTCCAGCAGGCCGTCAACCGGGCCCGGGCGAAGCTGCCGAAGGACGTGGACCCGCAGGTGGTCTCCGGCGGCACGGACGACCTGCCCACCGTCGTCCTCGCGGTCTCCTCCACCAAGAAGGACCAGCAGACCCTCGCCGACCAGCTCAACCGCACCGTCGTCCCGGACCTGAAGAACATCGACGGCGTCGGCCAGGTCAACGTCGGCGGCGTACAGGACCGGATCGTCGCGGTCACCCCGGACGCGGCGAAGCTGGCCGCCGCGGGGCTGAACTCCGCCGCGCTCGGCCAGGCGCTCCAGGCCGGCGGCACGTCGGTGCCGGCCGGCGCCTTCTCCGAGGACGGCCGCAGCAAGACCGTGCAGGTCGGTGCCGGCTTCACCTCGGTGGCGCAGATCAAGGACCTGATGGTCACCCCGGCGGCCGGCCCGATGGGCGGCGGCCAGGGCGGCAAGCCGGTCCGGCTCGGTGACGTCGCCACCGTCCAGGAGACCTCGGCCACCCCGACCTCGATCACCCGCACCGACGGCAGGCCCAGCCTCTCGGTCACCGTGACGATGAACCAGGACGGCAGCGCGGTCGCCATCTCCGACGCGGTCAAGGGCAAGCTGGACACCATCCGCAAGGACCTGGGCGCCGGCGCGAGCGTCACCATCGCCTCCGACCAGGGCCCGCAGGTCTCCAAGTCCATCGAGTCGCTGACCACCGAGGGACTGCTCGGCCTGGTCATGGCCGTGATCGTGATCCTGGTCTTCCTGCTGAGCCTGCGCTCGACCCTGGTCACCGCGGTCTCCATCCCGCTGTCCGTGGTCATCACCCTGATCGTGCTGTGGACCGGTGACCTCTCCCTGAACATGCTCACCCTGGGCGGTCTGACCATCGCGATCGGCCGGGTCGTGGACGACTCGATCGTCGTCCTGGAGAACATCAAGCGGCACCTGGGTTACGGCGAGGAGCGCCGCGAGGCCATCCTCAAGGCTGTCAAGGAGGTCTCCGGCGCGATCACCTCCTCGACCCTGACCACGGTCGCGGTCTTCCTCCCGATCGGTGTGGTCGGCGGCATGGTCGGCGCCCTCTTCGGCTCCTTCTCCATCACCGTCACCGTCGCCCTGCTCTCCTCGCTGCTGGTCTCGCTGACCGTGGTGCCGGTGCTGTCGTACTGGTTCCTGCGCGCCCCGAAGGTCCCGGAGGGCACCGACCCCGAGGAGCTGCGCCGCGCGGCCGAGGAGAAGGAGACCCGCAGCGCGCTGCAGCGGCTCTACGTCCCGGTGCTGCGCTTCGCCACCCGCCGCCGCGCGATCAGCCTGCTGATCGCCGTGGTGATCCTCATCGCCACCTTCGGGATGGCCCCGCTGCTGAAGACGACCTTCTTCGACCAGGGCAAGCAGGACACCCTGAGCATCAAGCAGGAGCTGAAGCCGGGCACCAGCCTGGCCGCAGCCGACGCGCAGGCCAAGCGGGTCGAGAAGGTGCTCGCGGCCGACAAGGACGTCGAGGACTACCAGGTCACCGTCGGCTCCTCCGGGATGATGGCGGCCTTCGGCGGCGGCTCCGGCGCCAACCAGGCCAGCTACCAGGTCAAGCTCAAGAGCTCCGCGGACTCCGACAAGGTCACCGAGAACCTCCGCGGCGAGCTGGCCAAGCTCGGCCCGGCCGCCGGCGAGGCGTCCGTCTCCGCGGGCGGCGGCGGCTTCGGCAACCAGAACCTCAGCGTGGTCGTCAAGGCCGGCGACGCCGACGTGCTCAAGCGCGCCAGCGAGCAGGTCCGCACGGCCGTCGCGGGCCTGGACCACGTCACCGACGTCCAGAGCGACCTGGCGCAGAGCGTGCCGCGGATCTCCGTGACGCCCAACGACAAGGCCGCCGCGGCCGGTTACACCCAGGCCACGCTCGGCGCGGCCGTCGCCCAGGCGGTCAACGGCACGCCCAGCGGCAAGGCCGTGCTGGACGACACCGAGCGCGACGTGGTGATCAAGTCGGCCCACCCGGCCACCACCGAGGCCCAGTTGAAGGACCTGCCGCTGCCGACCCCGTCCGGGATGGCCCGGCTCGGCGACCTGGCCACCGTCAAGACCGTGGCCGGCCCGGTCCAGATGACCCGGATCGACGGCGCCCGCTCGGCGACCGTCACGGCCAAGCCGACCGGCGACAACACCGGTGCGGTCTCCGCCAAGCTGCAGAGCACGATCACGTCGCTGAAGCTGCCGTCCGGCGCCACCGCCACCGTCGGCGGCGTCTCCCAGGACCAGACCGACGCGTTCGGCAAGCTCGGCCTGGCCATGCTGGCCGCCATCGCGATCGTCTTCCTGCTGCTGGTGGGCACCTTCCGGTCCATCGTCCAGCCGCTGATCCTGCTGATCTCGATCCCGTTCGCGGCGACCGGTGCGATCGGCTTGCTGGTCGCCACCGGCACCCCGATGGGCGTCCCCGCCATGATCGGCATGCTGATGCTGATCGGCATCGTGGTCACCAACGCCATCGTCCTGATCGACCTGATCAACCAGTACCGGGCGCAGGGCTACGGCGTCGTCGAGGCGGTCGTCGAGGGCGGCCGGCACCGTCTGCGCCCGATCCTGATGACGGCCCTGGCCACGATCATGGCGCTGCTGCCGATGGCGCTGTCGATCACCGGCGACGGCGGCTTCATCTCCCAGCCGCTGGCCGTGGTCGTGATCGGCGGTCTGATCACCTCCACCCTGCTCACCCTCCTCCTCGTCCCGACGCTCTACGCGATCATCGAGCTCCGCAAGGAGCGCCGGGCGGAGAAGAAGGCGGCGAAGCGGGCCGGGAAGGACGGCGGCACCGCGGCTCCCGCGGACGCCGACCGCACCCCGGAGCCGGCCGGGGTCTGA
- a CDS encoding carboxylate-amine ligase: MPRPDGGRGRPPSGPIPTLGVEEEFFLADRATRATVARAPDVIARARTSFSEYIDAELFTTTVETRTPPVSTLDDLRQQLRALRAVLVAAAAEADCLVVASGTPVIPFPDPPEIADNARYRHMADYYAPLVVGDRNTGVCACHVHVAVADREEAVQLCNHLRPWLPTLQALAANSPFQDGRDSGFAGWRTLHFGRWPHSGPTPLFQDAAAYDSLVDTLVASGMLLDRKLVYWHARPSERWPTVEVRVPDVNADLDTVVLLAGLTRALASVLLVDVRRGRPAPDVHNALLRAAHWRAARDGVSGSGLDLATGRLRPAGELALDLIGRAAPALEEAGELPFVRQMWQRLHRGGGGAERQRAAYRRRGDLRDVVDRLSLDLAADAAPDRP; this comes from the coding sequence ATGCCCCGTCCTGACGGAGGGCGCGGGCGTCCTCCCTCCGGACCCATACCGACGCTCGGTGTCGAGGAGGAGTTCTTCCTCGCCGACCGCGCCACGCGCGCCACGGTCGCGCGGGCGCCCGACGTCATCGCGCGCGCCCGCACCTCCTTCAGCGAGTACATCGACGCCGAGCTCTTCACCACCACGGTGGAGACCCGCACCCCGCCCGTCAGCACCCTCGACGACCTCCGGCAGCAGCTCCGTGCGCTGCGCGCGGTCCTGGTGGCCGCCGCCGCCGAGGCCGACTGCCTGGTGGTGGCGTCCGGCACGCCGGTGATCCCGTTCCCCGACCCGCCGGAGATCGCCGACAACGCGCGCTACCGGCACATGGCGGACTACTACGCCCCCCTCGTCGTCGGCGACCGGAACACCGGTGTCTGTGCCTGTCATGTCCATGTGGCAGTGGCCGATCGCGAGGAGGCCGTACAGCTCTGCAACCACTTACGGCCCTGGCTGCCGACACTGCAGGCGCTCGCCGCCAACTCGCCGTTCCAGGACGGCCGGGACAGCGGATTCGCCGGCTGGCGCACGCTCCATTTCGGTCGATGGCCGCACTCCGGCCCGACACCGCTGTTCCAGGACGCCGCGGCGTACGACAGCCTGGTGGACACGCTCGTCGCCTCCGGCATGCTGCTCGACCGGAAACTGGTCTACTGGCACGCCCGCCCCTCCGAACGCTGGCCCACGGTGGAGGTCCGCGTCCCCGACGTCAACGCGGACCTGGACACCGTCGTGCTCCTCGCCGGTCTGACCCGCGCCCTGGCCAGCGTCCTGCTGGTCGACGTCCGCCGGGGCAGACCGGCCCCCGACGTCCACAACGCCCTGCTGCGGGCCGCGCACTGGCGCGCCGCCCGCGACGGCGTCTCGGGCTCCGGCCTGGACCTCGCCACCGGCCGCCTGCGACCCGCCGGGGAACTGGCGCTCGACCTCATCGGCCGGGCCGCGCCGGCCCTGGAGGAGGCCGGCGAGCTGCCCTTCGTCCGACAGATGTGGCAGCGCCTGCACCGCGGCGGCGGCGGCGCCGAGCGGCAGCGCGCCGCCTACCGCCGGCGCGGCGACCTACGGGACGTCGTCGACCGGCTGAGCCTGGACCTGGCGGCGGACGCCGCGCCCGACCGCCCCTGA